A section of the Malus sylvestris chromosome 17, drMalSylv7.2, whole genome shotgun sequence genome encodes:
- the LOC126611418 gene encoding uncharacterized protein LOC126611418 isoform X1, translated as MEVFRMAIFQLGPPQLKGLPFIQFNKLYNLRNKQSWSKSVVRKYLSDTGSGTGETAKKDLGCDFGTNGDIYIEKFKQSKYFQALFQQSNIGTAVNDVGIRSERQDKLTSTLSKHDRQS; from the exons ATG GAAGTGTTCAGGATGGCCATATTCCAACTCGGCCCACCCCAACTAAAAGGTTTGCCCTTCATACAGTTCAACAAGTTATACAACCTCAG AAACAAACAAAGTTGGTCCAAATCAGTTGTTAGAAAATATCTTTCGGACACAGGTTCAGGAACTGGTG AAACAGCAAAGAAGGATCTGGGCTGTGATTTTGGCACAAATGGAGATATTTACATTGAGAAGTTTAAGCAGTCAAAGTACTT tcaGGCTCTTTTTCAGCAGTCTAATATCGGAACGGCTGTGAATGATGTG GGAATTCGATCGGAGAGGCAGGACAAGTTGACTAGCACGTTATCAAAACATGACAGACAAAGTTGA
- the LOC126611418 gene encoding uncharacterized protein LOC126611418 isoform X2 yields MEVFRMAIFQLGPPQLKGLPFIQFNKLYNLRNKQSWSKSVVRKYLSDTGSGTGETAKKDLGCDFGTNGDIYIEKFKQSKYFQALFQQSNIGTAVNDVVLLASDLVCREFDRRGRTS; encoded by the exons ATG GAAGTGTTCAGGATGGCCATATTCCAACTCGGCCCACCCCAACTAAAAGGTTTGCCCTTCATACAGTTCAACAAGTTATACAACCTCAG AAACAAACAAAGTTGGTCCAAATCAGTTGTTAGAAAATATCTTTCGGACACAGGTTCAGGAACTGGTG AAACAGCAAAGAAGGATCTGGGCTGTGATTTTGGCACAAATGGAGATATTTACATTGAGAAGTTTAAGCAGTCAAAGTACTT tcaGGCTCTTTTTCAGCAGTCTAATATCGGAACGGCTGTGAATGATGTGGTATTACTTGCCTCGGATCTTGTTTGTCG GGAATTCGATCGGAGAGGCAGGACAAGTTGA
- the LOC126611418 gene encoding uncharacterized protein LOC126611418 isoform X3 has translation MAIFQLGPPQLKGLPFIQFNKLYNLRNKQSWSKSVVRKYLSDTGSGTGETAKKDLGCDFGTNGDIYIEKFKQSKYFQALFQQSNIGTAVNDVGIRSERQDKLTSTLSKHDRQS, from the exons ATGGCCATATTCCAACTCGGCCCACCCCAACTAAAAGGTTTGCCCTTCATACAGTTCAACAAGTTATACAACCTCAG AAACAAACAAAGTTGGTCCAAATCAGTTGTTAGAAAATATCTTTCGGACACAGGTTCAGGAACTGGTG AAACAGCAAAGAAGGATCTGGGCTGTGATTTTGGCACAAATGGAGATATTTACATTGAGAAGTTTAAGCAGTCAAAGTACTT tcaGGCTCTTTTTCAGCAGTCTAATATCGGAACGGCTGTGAATGATGTG GGAATTCGATCGGAGAGGCAGGACAAGTTGACTAGCACGTTATCAAAACATGACAGACAAAGTTGA